The following DNA comes from Mycoplasma phocoenae.
CGTATTGATAAATCTTATCAATCGATTCTACTTGTTCTTCGTCTAATCCTCCAGTTGCATCCTTACGGTAACGACTTATAAACGGGACTGTCGCTCCCTCGGCAAGCAATTTTAAAACTGTTTCAACTTGCTGCTCTTTAATTTTTAATTGTTTGGCTACAAATTCAATACTTTTATTCATTTTTACTCCTATCTTGATTTAATTTCTTTTAATTTATCTAAATATTTTTCAATCAATTTTTCACCATATTCAGTAACTACAGAAATCGCGTCTTTTCCTGTATGGACTGAGATACATGGGGCGATTGTTGTTATAAATGGTTCATCTGTTTCCGTGTATTCCTGGATTTGTTTTGCATAATTATTTACATTTTTATTATCAGCATGTAAAACAACAATACGTTTATTTTGATTTTTTTCTTGAATTTCTTTTGCAACTTTTAAAATTGTTTTTTCAAACACTCGACCTTTGCCATATTTTTCAAGACCGCCGTGCTCCAATTTTATTATTGGCACAATTTTTAATAATTTAGCCATTGATGCTGCTGCCGGACTTAATCTCCCGCCTCTTAATAATGCATCAGTATTTGCGGGCATTAACATAACATCGCATTTGTGTGTTGAAAAAATTTCAATAGCTTTTTCAAAAGGAACCCCATTTTTTATTCTTTCCTCAAATTCCAATAATTGTAATACAATCATTGCTTGCAATCCTTCAGAAGGAACTATAAAAACTTTTTCATCATCTTGAAAAGCAACTTTGATGTTTTGGTATTGACTTGAAAGTTTTATACAAATTGGATAAAAAACAACCAAATCATGAGTTTCTTTTAATTTGTTAATCATTTCGATTGCATAACCAAGCTTAGAAGCGCTTGTTAGTACTTTTGAATCTTGCTTTATATGTTTAAAAACTGTTGAATAATCAACACTTACACCATCTTCGTATGTCACTCCATCGATTTCGATTTGAATTGGTAGATAATGTCAACCAATAGAGTTTGCTTGTTTTTCTGTTAATCCAGAACTTGAATCTATTACGATAGCTATTTTCATGATATTACCCCGTTTTATAATATATTTATTTCATATACATTTAATATTGAATTATATTATAATCATTTATAATAATTTTAAAAGGGACAATATTATACTTAAGTCGTCGTTGTTTCTTACCAGTAAGGAGTATTATGAGAAAACTAATTAAGGATTTACAAGATCGTGAAATATTGAAAGATGTTTCAAATTTTGATAAATTATATTCTTTGGAAAAATCTAGCGGAGTATATACGGGTTTTGACCCAACTGCCAAATCATTACATTTGGGTAATTACATCACCATAATTAATTTAATGAGATTTAAAAATGCGGGTTATAAAGTTTATGCGATCGTTGGGGGAGTTACTGGAATGATTGGTGATCCGTCATTTCGTGATAGCGAAAGAAAATTTTTAAGCGATGAGGAATTATTAAATAATAAAAATCACATTATTAAACAATTACAATCTTTTGGATTAGAAGTTATTGATAACTATGATTTTTATAAAAATATGACAATTGTTGATTTTTTAAAAACAGTTGGTAAACATGCGAATGTTAATTATATGCTAGCGAAAGACTCAGTTAAACAACGTTTAGAAAACGGGATGACTTTTACTGAATTTACTTATCAATTATTTCAAGGGTGAGACTTTAAAGAATTGTATGAAAAACACAATGTAATGGTACAAATGGGTGGAAGTGATCAGTGAGGTAATATAACTACTGGATTAGAAATGATTAAAAACATTCATGGAGATAACCATAAAGCTGTGGCACTGACAAGTAATCTATTAACAGGATCAAACGGTAAAAAAATTGGTAAAAGTTATGGCGGAGGATCATTGTGATTAGATCCAATAATGACAAGTCCATACAATATCTATCAATATTTAATAAATCAATCAGATGAAGATGTTGAGAAATTAATGAAGTGATTAACGTTTTTAACTATTGATGAAATTTCGCAAATTATGACACAACATAATGAAAATAAACGCGAAAGAATAGCACAAAAAAGATTGGCATTTGAAACAGTTAAAATTATTCATTCGGAACAAATTGCAAAACAATGTGTATCGGTTAGTGAAAAATTATTTAGTAATACTTTATTGGATTTAACACTTGATGATATTGAATTATTAAAAGGATTTTTAAAAACATATCAGTACAATAATGAGTCAGTTATAGATTTTATGACCGGAAATAAAATTGTTTCTTCTCGTCGTGAATTTCGTGAATTCATGAATAATGAATCAATAAGATATGATGATTATATAGTGACTGATGAAAATGAATTAATTAAATTTAATAATTTTGAAAATAGATATGTTTTACTGAAAAAAAATAAAAAAGAATTCATTATCATTGAAAAATAATTAATAAAAATACTTGCCAAACAAGTATTTTTTTATATAAAAAAAACAACACCAATTGATGTTGCTTTTAAAAAGATGTTATTCTTCTTCTACTATTTCATAAACTGAAGCATATTTTCTATTACGTCTTGATTCGTATTTTACAATACCATCAACTAATGCGTATAGAGTGTCATCTTTACCAATACCAACGTTTTTACCTGGGAAAATTTTTGTTCCTCTTTGACGATAAATAATTCCCCCAGCTAATGTAAATTGTCCGTCTGCTAATTTAGCACCAAGTCTTCTTCCGGCCGAATCACGGCCGTTATGGGTACTTCCACCTGCTTTTGTTTTTGCCATTGCTTATTACCCCTTAATTTCCTTAATTAATACTCTTGTGTATGGTTGACGGTGACCTAATTTACGTTTATGTGTTGATTTGGCGTTGTGACGGTAAACAACGATTTTTTTTGCTTTTCCTTGTTTTTGGATTTCTCCAGAAACAATAGCTCCGTTAACGTATGGAGTACCAATTTTTTTATCTGTTAATATAACTTTATCAAAGTTAACTGTTTCACCAGTTTCACCTTCGATTTTTTCGATATAAATTGTGTCCCCTGCTTTAACAAGTAGTTGTTTTCCACCGGTTTCGATAATTGCGAACATTGATGTCCTCCTAATTATAGTAGTGGCTCATCCTTAAGGTGCTATGCTTAAACCTTTTTGGAATGGTTACAACAAGTAACTGCTTTATTATACACAATTTTTGTATTTTTTTTCTGATATAGTTTTTTTATTGGATTATTTTTTATTTAAAAATTTTGCATTTTTTTACTATGTAAACATTCAAAAAAAACTAAGTAAAAATTTACCATAAAAAAATACGTCTTAAAGTAAATTAAAATTGTATTGTGACATTTTTTAAGTATTATTTTTTTTATTCTTTTTTTTTTTTTTCAAAATTATAAACATTAGAAAGGAAAGAAAATGAAAATAAAAAACTTATTAAGTTTAGCGGGTGTAGTTTCTACATTCACTTTACCCGTATTGGCTATATCGTGTAGCGAAAATACAAACAATTTAAAAACGTTAGATGAATTAAAAAATAAATATGAGACTGAAATAGCTGATTTAGATTCAAAAAACAAAAACAAATTAAATGAATTAAAAAATAAATATGAGACTGAAATAGCTGATTTAGATTCAAAAAACAAAAACAAATTAAATGAATTAAAAGCTGAATATGATTCAAAAGTTCTTGAATTAGTAAAAAATAATAGAGAAAATGAATGATATAAACAAAATTATATTAACGAAAAATGAAATAAAGACACATCAAGAAGTGAGAAAATTGAAAATGATTACAATAATTTTCTAGAAAAAAGAAAACAATTTTTTGCAAATGATCAAAAAGGTTTTTTAACAAAACAAAAACAAAATGAATTATTACACTTTGAAAAAAGTAATATGGAACATTTCATAGAATTAAAAAACAAAGATTCTTCAACTAAACAAAAAGTGTGATTATCTCAAATAATAAAAAACATAGAAATAGATATTAAATTTTTAGAATCAGACATGAGATTATTGGGGTGAAATGCTGAAAAAATAGCAGACGATAATATGCTTAAATTTGATAGCAATGCACAGCTAAAAAAAATCTTCAAAATAAAGGAAGAATCTGTAATTGATCAACTTATCAATAATTTAAAAGAGGGTATTTCAAAAGGAATTACGCATTCAAAATTATATGTAAAACAAACAATAGCGAAAGCATTGAGAAATAGTTTTTCAGATATCATAACAAATTTTATAAAATCTGAAAAAACTTCTATAACTTTGAAAGAATTATTAGAAAATGAAGAAATGTTAAAAAACAATATTAATAATCCAGTAATTAAGTTTTTAAAATTTTATGGTACCGAATATTTTGAAAATGCTCATTCTGAAGCTTCTCCAATAGTATTCAGCAAAACAAATAAAACCAACTCTAATGACGAAGACTATGAATCGGAAAATACAGTTTTTTTTAAAACCTATTCTTTAAATAGCGAAGGTGAAAGAACTATGGAAAATGTGCCTGTATATGGTTTTGGTTATTCTAATAAAGAAATAAAAGCCAAAAATATAGGTATTAGTGGAATGGCGAATAAAGAAGCTGCTGATAAAATTTATAAAGCACAATTGTTTAAATTTACTTCATTGAATAAAAATCCACAAGAAATATACGATGAAGGAATCAAAAAATCAGAGCAATCATTAATTTTATTAAACAAAGTAATTAAAGAGTTAGCTGCCGTAATTACCGGAGAAAAAGATAAAGATTGATCAGCGAATATAAGATTTAACGATTTAAAACTTTTAGCTAATGAATCAAATCCAGGAATTACCAAAAATATTACCGTTGATATTATTAAAAATAATAAAGTTGACATGGAAAATTGATATAAATTCATTACAAGTGATGAATTTTACTATGGATTAGAAAACGATTTAACAAATAGTGAAATTGATAACATCATTCAAGATCAAGATAATAAAATTTACGCAAATATTTTAGATAGAAAAGGCTTTAAGTACTTAAAATCAGAAAAATACGAGAATGATAAATGAGTTTACAATAACAATTTAACTAATAAACAAGTTTATGCAGCAGCCATAAAAGCGTTAAAAGAATATAATCTATGATACAGTAAAACGAAAGAATATTCAAAATCGTTCTTTGCTAAAGAAATTCAAGATGCAAATATAACTGTTTATAATGAATCAGATAATGGTTTGGGTTCATACGGTTTTAACAATTTTTCATTTAATGGTAAACCTTATTTTGGATTGCCTAAATGAAGTTTA
Coding sequences within:
- the rplU gene encoding 50S ribosomal protein L21 — translated: MFAIIETGGKQLLVKAGDTIYIEKIEGETGETVNFDKVILTDKKIGTPYVNGAIVSGEIQKQGKAKKIVVYRHNAKSTHKRKLGHRQPYTRVLIKEIKG
- a CDS encoding DUF885 family protein: MKIKNLLSLAGVVSTFTLPVLAISCSENTNNLKTLDELKNKYETEIADLDSKNKNKLNELKNKYETEIADLDSKNKNKLNELKAEYDSKVLELVKNNRENEWYKQNYINEKWNKDTSRSEKIENDYNNFLEKRKQFFANDQKGFLTKQKQNELLHFEKSNMEHFIELKNKDSSTKQKVWLSQIIKNIEIDIKFLESDMRLLGWNAEKIADDNMLKFDSNAQLKKIFKIKEESVIDQLINNLKEGISKGITHSKLYVKQTIAKALRNSFSDIITNFIKSEKTSITLKELLENEEMLKNNINNPVIKFLKFYGTEYFENAHSEASPIVFSKTNKTNSNDEDYESENTVFFKTYSLNSEGERTMENVPVYGFGYSNKEIKAKNIGISGMANKEAADKIYKAQLFKFTSLNKNPQEIYDEGIKKSEQSLILLNKVIKELAAVITGEKDKDWSANIRFNDLKLLANESNPGITKNITVDIIKNNKVDMENWYKFITSDEFYYGLENDLTNSEIDNIIQDQDNKIYANILDRKGFKYLKSEKYENDKWVYNNNLTNKQVYAAAIKALKEYNLWYSKTKEYSKSFFAKEIQDANITVYNESDNGLGSYGFNNFSFNGKPYFGLPKWSLSSFVNHETIMGHHVQNVYSNKYMATENNDFYIFSGFESASFSEGWGLFVEWFALESGWYGTPDYSEKETFDVLPVDFSKSTNGYLPIISNDATEEQINYMKQVAGGTYWKLAKSVQKDLDDQQATKNAIKIGNILQYYGYLNEKKMRDNRLVLDTALHGIINNPDQNIGSGLSIEDQRKFMIKNLSSPSDISEYPKRYLGYPAQAVSYNIGKEAFKEAYIKMLKNSGLTRSEMIKDKKNIQKLFDLFLAFRDIPLEEIIKMINFEFCINS
- a CDS encoding DegV family protein — encoded protein: MKIAIVIDSSSGLTEKQANSIGWHYLPIQIEIDGVTYEDGVSVDYSTVFKHIKQDSKVLTSASKLGYAIEMINKLKETHDLVVFYPICIKLSSQYQNIKVAFQDDEKVFIVPSEGLQAMIVLQLLEFEERIKNGVPFEKAIEIFSTHKCDVMLMPANTDALLRGGRLSPAAASMAKLLKIVPIIKLEHGGLEKYGKGRVFEKTILKVAKEIQEKNQNKRIVVLHADNKNVNNYAKQIQEYTETDEPFITTIAPCISVHTGKDAISVVTEYGEKLIEKYLDKLKEIKSR
- the tyrS gene encoding tyrosine--tRNA ligase, yielding MRKLIKDLQDREILKDVSNFDKLYSLEKSSGVYTGFDPTAKSLHLGNYITIINLMRFKNAGYKVYAIVGGVTGMIGDPSFRDSERKFLSDEELLNNKNHIIKQLQSFGLEVIDNYDFYKNMTIVDFLKTVGKHANVNYMLAKDSVKQRLENGMTFTEFTYQLFQGWDFKELYEKHNVMVQMGGSDQWGNITTGLEMIKNIHGDNHKAVALTSNLLTGSNGKKIGKSYGGGSLWLDPIMTSPYNIYQYLINQSDEDVEKLMKWLTFLTIDEISQIMTQHNENKRERIAQKRLAFETVKIIHSEQIAKQCVSVSEKLFSNTLLDLTLDDIELLKGFLKTYQYNNESVIDFMTGNKIVSSRREFREFMNNESIRYDDYIVTDENELIKFNNFENRYVLLKKNKKEFIIIEK
- the rpmA gene encoding 50S ribosomal protein L27 encodes the protein MAKTKAGGSTHNGRDSAGRRLGAKLADGQFTLAGGIIYRQRGTKIFPGKNVGIGKDDTLYALVDGIVKYESRRNRKYASVYEIVEEE